One Chordicoccus furentiruminis DNA window includes the following coding sequences:
- a CDS encoding phage tail spike protein, protein MIPCLYTETETAFTTNGIGKLCDALSCYVTEKRNGSYELKMTYSASGLHAEDLVEGNIILAKPSERATFQPFRIYKITTPLSGILEVAARHIQYQENFITVSPFSAVGSQAAMAALKSHTTTDCPFSFWTDIDSQATFTITSPATVRGCLGGMDGSMLDTYGGEYEWDMYTAMLHGHRGADHGVKIVYGKNLINFEMERSIENMITGVHPYWKHSEDGTLFELPEKVVTIEHDGPFEKISVLDCTSQFQEKPTEAQLRNYVKSYLKNTSLTEPDIDIKIDFVQLWQTPGYADIAEAERVSLCDTVHVYISKLGIEVSCKVTETEYDVLLERYKSITLSNASVYSRNSSLSGSLGSLRDEAQLATEAINRVETQVTDVRTLTVQQEYFNALASGLFGLHYSSGVEEDGSTIRYAHTSERLEDSAWAWKSGIRGFFVSNDGGQTWRLGWDTADKVVKTAVEAVGVNANILGSGTLRTALVKILGTDQFYWDGGSIVMVAPNDATKLIKIGQYRTGDYGIAVSTDNGTTWTTIIDFDGLHGGGGGQTIIYQDLITRAAEAPANPELHDLWIDSVEMRLHMWDGTEWANIGFEPEMPDDPTDPDTPTDPDTPTDPTDPDNPGEGGDEGGGDDSGGESGGEEGSESGGEETPSEGEEGGSS, encoded by the coding sequence ATGATTCCATGTTTATACACCGAAACAGAAACAGCCTTCACGACCAACGGCATCGGCAAGCTCTGCGATGCATTATCCTGCTATGTGACAGAGAAGCGGAACGGCAGCTATGAGCTGAAGATGACGTACTCCGCCTCCGGGCTTCATGCGGAAGATCTGGTGGAAGGGAACATTATTCTGGCAAAGCCGAGTGAACGGGCAACCTTCCAGCCGTTTCGGATCTATAAGATCACGACACCTCTCTCCGGCATTTTGGAGGTCGCTGCCCGGCATATCCAGTACCAAGAGAACTTCATCACAGTTTCCCCGTTCTCGGCAGTAGGAAGTCAGGCAGCAATGGCAGCGCTGAAAAGCCATACGACAACAGACTGCCCATTTTCTTTCTGGACAGATATCGACTCACAGGCCACGTTCACGATTACAAGTCCGGCGACGGTGCGCGGATGCCTTGGCGGCATGGACGGCTCCATGCTGGACACCTACGGCGGCGAATATGAGTGGGATATGTACACGGCCATGCTCCACGGACATCGCGGTGCCGATCATGGAGTGAAGATCGTATACGGCAAAAACCTGATCAATTTTGAGATGGAGCGATCCATAGAGAATATGATCACGGGTGTGCATCCGTACTGGAAGCATTCAGAAGACGGCACGCTCTTTGAACTGCCAGAGAAGGTGGTAACCATCGAGCATGACGGACCGTTTGAAAAGATCTCTGTTCTGGACTGTACCAGCCAGTTTCAGGAAAAGCCGACGGAAGCGCAACTGCGAAACTACGTAAAATCCTACCTGAAAAATACCAGCCTGACGGAACCGGACATCGACATCAAGATCGATTTTGTGCAGCTCTGGCAGACACCTGGCTATGCGGATATTGCAGAAGCCGAGCGGGTGAGCCTTTGTGATACGGTCCATGTGTATATCTCAAAGCTTGGCATCGAAGTCAGTTGCAAGGTCACCGAGACAGAGTACGATGTGCTACTGGAGCGGTACAAGAGCATCACACTTTCCAATGCGTCAGTCTATAGCCGGAACAGCAGTTTGTCCGGTTCCCTGGGATCTCTTCGAGATGAAGCGCAGCTGGCAACGGAAGCGATTAACCGGGTGGAGACGCAGGTGACGGATGTGCGCACGCTGACGGTGCAGCAGGAATACTTCAATGCTCTGGCATCCGGGTTGTTCGGCCTGCATTATTCCTCCGGTGTGGAGGAGGATGGCTCGACAATCCGATATGCCCACACCAGTGAACGACTGGAAGATTCAGCCTGGGCATGGAAGAGCGGCATCAGGGGATTCTTCGTTTCCAACGACGGCGGTCAGACATGGCGGCTCGGCTGGGATACAGCAGACAAGGTCGTGAAAACAGCAGTGGAAGCGGTCGGCGTTAATGCCAACATCCTCGGCTCCGGTACCCTTCGGACAGCGCTGGTGAAGATCCTTGGTACGGATCAGTTCTACTGGGACGGAGGGTCCATTGTGATGGTCGCTCCCAATGATGCCACGAAGCTGATCAAGATCGGTCAGTACCGGACCGGAGATTACGGCATTGCCGTCAGTACCGACAACGGCACGACATGGACAACGATCATCGACTTTGATGGCTTGCACGGCGGAGGCGGAGGGCAGACGATTATCTATCAGGATCTGATCACGAGAGCGGCAGAAGCACCAGCCAACCCTGAACTGCATGACCTGTGGATCGATTCTGTCGAGATGCGGCTCCACATGTGGGATGGAACTGAATGGGCCAATATTGGTTTTGAGCCGGAGATGCCCGATGATCCGACCGATCCAGATACTCCGACTGATCCGGATACACCTACAGATCCAACTGATCCGGATAACCCCGGAGAAGGGGGAGACGAAGGCGGCGGTGATGATTCTGGTGGCGAGTCTGGTGGAGAAGAAGGCAGTGAGTCCGGCGGCGAAGAAACTCCCAGCGAGGGAGAGGAAGGAGGCAGCAGCTAA
- a CDS encoding DUF3990 domain-containing protein codes for MIRIPEDGILYHGSYTEVSRIDLSLCRYGLDFGKGFYLTSSLEQAVSYIPASVRKAKRRGILPDSFKEADGKVSVFQFCSNPNLFIHYFDEADEEWLHFAACNRSRDLFPELRKKYALVDVIGGKVADDQTAITLNNYVSGAYGTPGTERADRTAIGLLEADRLKDQFCFRTKEAIASLAFIRSDRYGKYR; via the coding sequence ATGATTCGCATCCCCGAAGACGGCATCCTTTATCACGGGAGTTATACAGAGGTGTCCCGGATTGATCTTTCCCTGTGCCGTTACGGCCTTGATTTTGGAAAAGGCTTCTATCTGACATCTTCCCTGGAACAGGCAGTCTCCTATATCCCGGCATCTGTCCGTAAAGCAAAAAGACGCGGGATTCTGCCAGACAGCTTCAAAGAAGCGGACGGTAAAGTGTCCGTGTTCCAATTCTGCTCAAACCCCAACCTGTTCATCCACTATTTTGATGAAGCTGACGAGGAATGGCTGCACTTCGCAGCATGCAACAGAAGCAGGGATCTTTTCCCTGAACTCAGGAAAAAGTATGCCCTTGTGGATGTCATCGGCGGGAAAGTCGCAGATGACCAGACGGCCATTACCCTGAACAACTATGTGTCCGGTGCATACGGGACCCCCGGAACCGAACGCGCGGACCGTACAGCCATAGGACTTCTGGAAGCAGACCGGCTGAAGGACCAGTTTTGTTTCAGAACGAAAGAAGCCATTGCATCCCTTGCTTTCATAAGGAGCGACCGATATGGAAAATACCGTTAA
- a CDS encoding major tail protein codes for MSKKKNKVRFGLKNCHYAKATFDEDGNVTYAKPVRLPGAVSLSLDPEGENENFYADDIVYYVLNNNAGYEGDLELALIPEEFLKDILHEEEDANGVLTENANNEFERFALLFEFTGDKNAIRHVLYCCSASRPSVEGETKEDEKEVQTEELAIIASALANGAVKAKTSSNTSKAVYDAWYDAVYEPTIPETTDDEDESGDEPAGG; via the coding sequence TTCGATGAGGACGGCAACGTAACCTATGCCAAGCCGGTGCGACTGCCCGGTGCGGTTTCCCTGTCCCTTGACCCGGAAGGCGAGAACGAAAACTTCTACGCCGACGATATTGTCTACTACGTTCTCAACAACAACGCCGGTTATGAGGGTGACCTGGAACTGGCGCTGATCCCGGAGGAGTTCCTGAAGGACATCCTGCACGAGGAAGAGGACGCCAACGGTGTGCTGACCGAGAACGCGAATAATGAGTTTGAGCGTTTCGCTCTGCTGTTCGAGTTCACCGGCGATAAGAACGCTATCCGCCATGTCCTGTACTGCTGCAGCGCGTCCCGTCCCTCTGTGGAAGGCGAGACCAAGGAGGACGAGAAGGAAGTCCAGACCGAGGAGCTGGCCATTATCGCTTCTGCTCTGGCCAACGGCGCTGTGAAAGCCAAGACCAGCTCCAATACCTCCAAGGCGGTCTATGACGCCTGGTACGATGCTGTGTATGAGCCGACCATCCCAGAGACCACGGATGACGAGGACGAGAGCGGCGATGAGCCCGCAGGCGGCTGA
- a CDS encoding HigA family addiction module antitoxin, whose amino-acid sequence MADFIPTPTMGEILKEEFMEPMNLSAYKLAQEIHVPVSRIQAILNSGRRITADTSLRLAKFFGVSDRYFLDMQNDIDIRNLKMSMEKEIADIKPFQAVAI is encoded by the coding sequence ATGGCTGATTTTATTCCTACTCCTACGATGGGCGAGATTCTCAAGGAGGAGTTTATGGAGCCGATGAATCTGTCGGCATACAAACTGGCACAGGAAATCCATGTTCCTGTTTCCCGGATACAGGCAATTCTGAATAGCGGCAGGAGAATAACAGCGGATACATCGCTGCGTCTGGCGAAGTTCTTCGGCGTGTCTGATCGATATTTTCTTGATATGCAGAATGACATTGATATCCGTAACTTGAAGATGAGCATGGAAAAAGAAATCGCTGATATTAAACCGTTTCAGGCAGTAGCGATTTGA
- a CDS encoding antitoxin HicB has protein sequence MDTVLRYKGYSGSVEFSEEDSLFYGKVQHIRSLISYEGRTEQELLLDFQKAVEDYLTLCEAEGISPEIAS, from the coding sequence ATGGACACCGTTCTCCGGTATAAAGGATATTCCGGCAGCGTAGAGTTTTCAGAAGAAGATAGCCTTTTCTATGGAAAGGTTCAGCATATTCGTTCATTGATCTCCTATGAAGGAAGAACAGAACAGGAACTTCTCCTGGACTTTCAAAAGGCAGTGGAGGATTATCTTACCCTTTGCGAAGCAGAAGGCATTTCTCCAGAGATAGCTTCTTAA
- a CDS encoding phage tail tape measure protein produces MAGRIQGITVEIGGDTTKLSKALQGVNKDIKSTQTQLKDVEKLLKLDPSNTELVRQKQQLLAQAIKDTKEKLATLKTAAEQANEQLQKGEITQQQYDALQREIQETEQQLKSLESQASTTNATLAKIEEVGGKFQQVGEKISSVGKTLTTHVTAPIVGLGTAAVKTAADFDEGMSKVAAISGATGKDLDDLRGKAREMGAKTKFSATEAASAFEYMAMAGWKTGDMMDGIEGIMNLAAASGEDLATTSDIVTDALTAFGLSASDSGHFADILAAASSNANTNVSMMGETFKYAAPIAGALGFSAEDTAEAIGLMANAGIKGSQAGTSLRTIMNNLAGEVKIAGKNIGEVTIQTSNADGSMRDLSDILADCRVAFSGLSESEAAAAAESLVGKNAMSGFLALMNAAPEDIDKLSSAIENCDGTAESMAATMQDNLKGQLTILKSQLEELAISFGELLMPAIRAVVSKVQAFVDKLNNMSEAQKKTILKVAALAAAIGPLLVVLGKTVSTVGSAMKGFTKIAKAMKKVGSMGGLLKKAFAALTSPIGAVVAVIAVLAAAFVSLWKNNEEFRNKITAIWESVKAKFQEFGKAITDRLNALGFDFKNITEVLKAVWDGFCQVLAPLFEGAFQVIATVLGTVLDSLINIFDIFSNLFQGNWSGAWEAVKSLFSSIWNGIKSIFSTVLNALKGVADVFLSWFGTDWDTVWTSVKTFFVNTWNSIKTFFSGILNGIKTVAVTVWTAISTWLSNAWTGIKTTATTVWNVIKTFFSNTLTGIKTTFTTVWTAIKTWLSTAWTGIKTTASTVWNGIKSFFSSVLEGIKTIFSTVWTAIKTTVTTVVNGIKTHISIVWNTIKTVISTVMSAISTTISTVWNTIKANVTTVVNGIKTVITTVWNTIRTVISTVVNTIKTIITTIWNAIKGTVDSVSNGIKSGQMTVWGAIKTVISTIINTIKTIITTVWNAIKTIISTVMSGISTVISTVWNTIKTVVTNTVNGIKTVISTVWNAIKTVVTTVMTGIRIAISNAWNTIKTVVLSVVNAIKTVVTTVWNGIKSTVTTIVNGLKTAITTAWNGIKTTVSTVVNAIKTTVTNVWNGIKTAVTTVVNAIKSVITSVWNAIKGTVTTVTNGTKTAVTTAWNGLKTAVSTTVNAIKTTVTTVWNGLKTAVTTATTALKTAVSTAWTGLKTSVTTTVNGLKTAVTTAWNSLKTSVTTTMNSLKTSVTTAWNGIKTSVTTAVNGIKTSVSTAWSNIKTSVSTTVTNLKTSVVNGFQSMATSISSKITSIKTAITNGFNNAKTAVTNVISSATSWGSDLVSNIASGIRGAIGTVTSAVSSVASAIRNFLHFSVPDEGPLADMQSWMPDFMSNLANGISSNVSLVETAANGLSTTLSNSITNSMTAVQTAYTNAWTKIAQSTTTAATQVTTAVRTAWTQVQTATTQSWNQIGQVVTQQLSKMQSGISQVGSAITKVMTTAWTGTGNSTSSMWKQMQQTITTTCTAMRSTVTTATGVIKNTIANAWTAVNSNTTTSWNSIKTTITTALTAIRSSVDTAMGVIKNTIANTWTAVVSNTTTSWATIKTTITTALNDIKTAVTNAMTAIKTSFSDGLTAVANTVSTKMATANTNMTNALNTMKTNVSNACTAIANSCSSILGGISNSAYSWGADICIEMASGINNNAWRVTNAASNLANAVSNIVGFSIPKEGPLSDADEYMPDFMELMAEGIRKSSKVLVASVRELASSVGGAFTGLALPEISAGQLAVAGAGSGGSVVNNNRSIGSVQVVVNGYNARNDNDLADTVVQRINEMLNEDDKVWGR; encoded by the coding sequence ATGGCTGGCAGAATTCAGGGAATCACCGTTGAAATCGGCGGCGATACCACGAAACTCTCGAAAGCGCTGCAAGGTGTTAACAAGGATATTAAGAGCACCCAGACACAGCTGAAGGATGTCGAAAAGCTGCTGAAGCTTGATCCCTCCAACACGGAACTGGTCCGGCAGAAGCAGCAGCTTCTCGCCCAGGCTATCAAGGATACCAAGGAGAAACTGGCCACACTGAAAACGGCGGCGGAGCAGGCAAACGAACAGCTGCAGAAAGGGGAGATCACCCAGCAGCAGTATGATGCGCTCCAGCGCGAGATCCAGGAGACGGAGCAGCAGCTGAAATCCTTGGAGTCCCAGGCATCTACCACCAACGCAACCCTTGCCAAGATCGAAGAGGTGGGCGGCAAATTCCAACAGGTCGGCGAGAAGATCTCCTCTGTGGGAAAGACCCTGACCACCCATGTGACGGCTCCCATCGTGGGGCTCGGTACGGCGGCGGTGAAGACTGCTGCGGATTTTGACGAGGGCATGTCCAAGGTGGCAGCCATCTCCGGAGCAACCGGGAAAGATCTGGATGACCTGCGCGGGAAAGCCCGTGAGATGGGAGCCAAGACCAAATTCTCCGCGACAGAAGCCGCGTCGGCCTTTGAGTACATGGCCATGGCAGGCTGGAAGACTGGCGACATGATGGACGGTATTGAAGGCATCATGAACCTGGCGGCTGCGTCCGGTGAAGATCTGGCGACGACCTCAGATATCGTGACGGACGCCCTGACGGCATTTGGGCTTTCCGCTTCTGACTCCGGCCATTTTGCAGACATTCTGGCAGCGGCAAGCTCCAACGCGAATACCAATGTCTCCATGATGGGCGAGACCTTCAAATATGCTGCACCTATCGCGGGCGCTCTTGGTTTCTCTGCAGAGGATACAGCAGAGGCGATCGGCCTGATGGCCAATGCCGGGATCAAGGGAAGCCAGGCAGGTACATCCCTTCGTACCATCATGAACAACCTCGCCGGTGAAGTGAAGATCGCCGGAAAGAATATCGGTGAAGTCACGATCCAGACCTCCAATGCAGATGGCTCCATGCGGGATCTGTCGGATATTCTGGCAGATTGCCGTGTGGCCTTTTCCGGCCTTTCCGAATCGGAAGCGGCTGCTGCCGCTGAATCTCTGGTTGGCAAGAACGCCATGTCCGGATTCCTAGCCCTGATGAACGCGGCTCCGGAGGATATCGACAAGCTGTCTTCTGCAATCGAAAACTGCGACGGTACAGCGGAAAGCATGGCTGCAACCATGCAGGACAACTTGAAAGGACAGCTGACCATTCTGAAATCCCAGCTGGAGGAGCTGGCGATCAGCTTCGGTGAGCTGCTCATGCCTGCTATCCGCGCGGTAGTCTCCAAGGTACAGGCCTTTGTGGACAAGCTCAACAACATGAGTGAAGCGCAGAAGAAAACGATCCTGAAGGTGGCGGCTCTGGCGGCTGCCATCGGTCCGCTGCTGGTGGTGCTGGGCAAAACGGTATCCACGGTCGGATCGGCCATGAAGGGCTTTACGAAGATCGCGAAAGCCATGAAGAAGGTCGGCAGTATGGGAGGCTTGCTCAAGAAAGCCTTCGCCGCACTGACCAGCCCCATCGGAGCGGTGGTTGCGGTCATTGCTGTCCTTGCGGCGGCTTTTGTGAGCCTGTGGAAAAACAACGAGGAGTTCCGCAATAAGATCACGGCGATCTGGGAGAGCGTGAAGGCCAAGTTCCAGGAATTCGGGAAAGCCATCACCGACAGGCTGAATGCCCTCGGCTTTGACTTTAAAAACATCACCGAGGTGCTGAAGGCGGTATGGGATGGCTTCTGTCAGGTGCTGGCCCCGCTGTTTGAAGGCGCATTTCAGGTGATCGCAACTGTGCTGGGCACAGTTCTTGATTCGCTGATCAATATCTTCGATATCTTCAGCAATCTCTTCCAGGGCAACTGGTCCGGAGCATGGGAAGCGGTAAAGAGCCTGTTCTCCTCGATATGGAACGGGATTAAATCCATCTTCTCCACGGTGCTGAATGCGCTGAAGGGCGTGGCGGATGTATTCCTGTCCTGGTTCGGCACGGACTGGGATACGGTATGGACGAGCGTGAAGACCTTCTTCGTCAATACCTGGAACAGCATCAAGACGTTTTTCTCCGGAATCCTGAATGGAATCAAAACCGTAGCGGTTACCGTATGGACGGCGATCTCCACCTGGCTTTCCAATGCCTGGACAGGGATCAAGACGACGGCGACAACCGTATGGAATGTTATAAAAACGTTCTTCTCCAATACGCTGACCGGAATCAAAACGACCTTCACAACCGTATGGACGGCCATCAAGACCTGGCTCTCCACGGCATGGACGGGAATTAAAACAACGGCATCGACCGTATGGAACGGCATCAAGAGCTTTTTCTCTTCTGTACTGGAGGGAATCAAGACGATTTTCTCTACGGTATGGACGGCAATTAAAACGACGGTTACAACCGTGGTCAATGGGATTAAGACGCATATCTCCATCGTATGGAACACGATAAAAACCGTGATTTCTACGGTTATGAGCGCGATTTCCACGACCATCAGCACGGTATGGAATACGATCAAGGCCAATGTCACAACCGTTGTGAATGGAATAAAAACTGTAATTACAACCGTGTGGAACACCATAAGAACGGTGATTTCTACGGTAGTCAATACGATTAAAACCATCATCACGACGATCTGGAATGCCATTAAGGGAACGGTGGATTCTGTATCCAATGGCATAAAGTCGGGGCAGATGACTGTGTGGGGCGCGATCAAAACGGTGATCTCTACGATCATTAACACGATCAAGACCATTATCACAACCGTATGGAATGCCATAAAGACGATCATTTCTACTGTAATGTCCGGAATCAGCACGGTGATCAGCACGGTATGGAATACGATCAAAACCGTGGTTACCAATACGGTAAATGGCATAAAGACTGTGATTTCCACAGTATGGAACGCCATAAAAACCGTGGTTACAACTGTGATGACCGGCATCCGGATTGCGATTTCCAACGCCTGGAACACGATTAAAACCGTTGTCTTATCGGTAGTGAATGCCATAAAGACAGTCGTCACAACGGTCTGGAACGGCATTAAATCTACGGTGACGACGATTGTGAATGGACTGAAGACGGCCATCACGACGGCTTGGAACGGAATTAAAACGACCGTATCTACAGTCGTTAATGCTATAAAAACGACCGTCACCAATGTCTGGAATGGAATAAAAACGGCTGTCACAACGGTAGTCAATGCGATTAAGTCTGTAATCACTTCTGTCTGGAATGCGATAAAGGGAACGGTTACAACAGTCACCAACGGGACAAAAACAGCAGTAACGACGGCATGGAACGGACTGAAGACAGCTGTGTCCACGACTGTGAATGCGATCAAAACGACGGTAACAACCGTCTGGAACGGACTGAAGACTGCTGTAACAACCGCGACTACGGCGCTGAAAACGGCTGTCTCTACGGCATGGACAGGGCTGAAAACTTCTGTTACCACGACTGTCAATGGCCTAAAAACTGCCGTAACGACGGCATGGAACAGTCTGAAGACGAGCGTGACCACGACGATGAACAGCTTGAAAACCAGCGTGACCACGGCATGGAATGGCATAAAGACTTCCGTCACGACGGCGGTGAATGGAATCAAGACATCTGTCTCCACGGCATGGAGCAATATCAAAACTTCAGTCTCCACGACCGTTACCAATCTGAAGACCTCTGTCGTAAACGGATTCCAGAGCATGGCCACCAGCATTTCCAGCAAAATCACGAGCATTAAAACAGCCATCACCAACGGCTTCAATAATGCGAAGACTGCTGTTACCAATGTGATCTCTTCGGCGACTTCCTGGGGCTCCGATCTGGTGAGCAACATTGCCTCCGGTATCCGGGGAGCCATCGGGACGGTTACGAGCGCTGTATCTTCAGTGGCAAGCGCGATCCGAAACTTCCTGCACTTCTCTGTGCCGGATGAGGGACCGCTGGCGGATATGCAGAGCTGGATGCCTGACTTTATGAGCAATCTGGCAAACGGCATCAGCAGTAACGTGTCTCTGGTGGAAACGGCGGCGAACGGCCTGAGCACGACTCTAAGTAACTCCATCACCAACAGTATGACGGCAGTGCAGACAGCCTACACCAATGCCTGGACGAAGATTGCCCAGAGCACGACCACGGCTGCAACGCAGGTAACCACAGCTGTTCGGACGGCCTGGACGCAGGTGCAGACGGCAACCACTCAGAGCTGGAACCAGATCGGGCAGGTGGTGACGCAGCAGCTTTCCAAGATGCAGAGCGGCATCAGCCAGGTTGGTTCGGCCATCACAAAGGTGATGACTACAGCCTGGACGGGAACCGGCAACAGCACCTCTTCCATGTGGAAGCAGATGCAGCAGACCATCACCACGACCTGTACAGCCATGCGGAGTACGGTCACCACGGCAACCGGCGTCATCAAGAACACGATTGCCAATGCCTGGACGGCGGTAAACTCCAATACTACGACAAGCTGGAACAGCATCAAGACGACCATCACTACGGCGCTGACGGCAATCCGTTCCTCGGTGGATACGGCTATGGGAGTGATCAAAAACACCATCGCCAACACCTGGACGGCAGTGGTCTCCAACACGACCACGAGCTGGGCAACGATCAAAACGACGATCACCACGGCGCTGAATGATATCAAAACTGCTGTGACCAACGCCATGACGGCGATCAAGACCAGCTTCAGCGATGGCCTGACAGCAGTAGCGAACACAGTCAGCACAAAGATGGCAACGGCCAATACCAATATGACCAATGCCCTGAATACGATGAAGACCAACGTCTCCAATGCGTGCACGGCGATCGCCAACAGCTGCAGTTCCATCCTGGGCGGTATTTCCAACTCGGCATACAGCTGGGGCGCGGATATCTGTATTGAGATGGCAAGCGGCATCAATAACAACGCATGGCGTGTGACCAATGCAGCAAGCAACCTGGCCAATGCCGTCAGCAACATTGTCGGCTTCTCCATCCCGAAGGAAGGCCCACTTTCCGATGCGGATGAGTATATGCCGGACTTCATGGAATTGATGGCCGAAGGCATCCGGAAGAGCAGCAAGGTGCTGGTTGCCTCTGTGAGAGAGCTTGCGTCCTCTGTGGGCGGTGCCTTTACAGGGCTTGCTTTGCCGGAGATCAGCGCGGGACAGCTTGCGGTGGCGGGGGCTGGAAGCGGGGGTTCTGTGGTAAACAACAATAGATCCATCGGCTCGGTGCAAGTTGTGGTCAACGGCTACAACGCCAGGAACGACAACGATCTGGCGGACACGGTTGTCCAGCGGATCAACGAAATGCTTAATGAGGACGATAAGGTGTGGGGCAGGTAA
- a CDS encoding type II toxin-antitoxin system RelE/ParE family toxin yields the protein MIKSFADKETEKVYNQIFSRKLPQNIQRVALRKLIMIDNAGCLEDLKVPPANHLEPLHGDREGQYSIRINDQYRICFSVEGKNDFQAVEIVDYH from the coding sequence ATGATAAAGAGCTTCGCTGACAAGGAAACGGAGAAAGTCTACAACCAGATTTTCTCAAGGAAGCTTCCGCAGAATATTCAGCGAGTGGCATTACGTAAACTGATTATGATTGACAATGCAGGATGTTTGGAGGATCTGAAAGTCCCACCCGCAAATCATCTGGAACCACTGCATGGAGATCGGGAAGGGCAATACAGCATTCGTATCAATGATCAGTATCGTATCTGCTTTTCGGTCGAAGGAAAGAATGACTTTCAAGCGGTCGAAATCGTTGATTATCACTGA
- a CDS encoding DUF3791 domain-containing protein yields MSQEQIGIADMQCWVFRKAQRKWNISPSQCAQLFKKYDLLGFISECYDLLHVSSYERALDDVEDILRRKGVSI; encoded by the coding sequence TTGAGTCAGGAGCAAATTGGCATTGCAGATATGCAGTGCTGGGTATTCCGCAAAGCCCAAAGAAAATGGAATATCTCGCCATCTCAATGCGCACAGTTGTTCAAGAAATATGATCTGCTCGGCTTCATCTCCGAGTGCTATGATCTTTTGCATGTCAGCAGTTATGAACGCGCCCTCGATGATGTCGAAGATATCCTTCGCCGTAAGGGGGTATCCATATGA